In the bacterium genome, AGCGAACCACCGGAGCGACACGCCACAGACGCGACGGCGAAGCCATGGCTCATGCCATTGCAAGAGGCCGACTTCGACGGAGTGATCACCGACCACATCCAGCTGGTGACAAGCCTGATCGAAGGTCGGGCCGTGAGCTTGGGTGAGGTCGTGGAGATGCTCCGGCGGGTCCTGAGACAACACAGCATCGTTCGGGAGCGAGCGCTGGACTACGTTGTGCGCTCACTACATGAAGAGCCACCGTAGGAGGTGCTGATGACACGAGATACCGAGCTTTCCAGCTTGGACCTGCGCTATGAGTGTTACCGGATGAAGAATCCCGCGATCGAAGTGAAGCTCCTGGCCTCGATCCATGAGCGCGGGATCGATGAGCCCCTCGAGGGCGTGGACGTCGAAGGCAAGGCCATCCTGCTGAACGGTTTCAAACGCTACCGGTGTGCGCGCAAGCTGGGGATGGAGATCGTCCCTTATGTGTCACTCGGTGAAGACGAGGCTGCGGGGATCGTCGCGGTACTACGTGCGTCGAACAACAGGAGCCTGACCCTCCTCGAGCAAGCCCACTTCCTCGACGATCTGCTGCGCCTGCACCGGATGACGACGGCCGAGATCGCGGAGACGCTCGCGCGCAGCAAATCGTGGGTCAGCATGCGCGTGGGACTCTTCGGCGAGATGAGTGGCAAGATCGCCGAGAAGGTCTTCAGCGGGGCCTTCCCGGCCTACGCGTACATGTACACGTTGCGTCCATTCATGCGCATGAACGGGATTCCCAAGCAGGACGTGGAAGCGTTCGTCGAGGCCGTGAGCGGCAAGAAGCTGAGCCTTCGGGAGATCGAGCAGTTGGCCCATGGGTACTTCCGCGGGCCGGAGTGGTTTCGCCAGGAAGTCGATCGCGGCCATCTCACACTGGTGCTGGAGAAGATGAACCAGGTGCCGCCTCCGGCGGAAGGCTGCAACGAGTTCGAACGGGTGCTCTTGAAGGACCTGGAGATCGTGCAGAAGTACCTGGCTCGAGTGCTGAGCAAGGGCCAGAGCAAGAAAATCGAGAACCGGGCGTTTCACGCGCAGGCCCATTTCCTGTTGGGGGGAATCCTGAGCCGTTTCAGCGCCTTCAGGAAAGCACTAGGAGAACTCCATGATCGAACCGCAAAAGCGTAACGCGATCTTCCTCCTGCACCAGGAGGGGATGAGTGTGCGCCAGATTGCCCGCGCCCTTGGCATCAGTCGCAACACCGTCCGCGCCATCATCGCGCAGCGCGGCGCGACGCCGCATCCAACCCGTGAAAACAAGATCGCAATCGATCCCGATCTGCTCAGGCGGCTCCACGCCGAGTGCGACGGTTTCGCGAAACGCGTTCACGAGAGGCTCGTGGAAGAAGAAGGCGTTCAGGTGACGTACTCCACATTGACTCGCATGCTGCGCGATCTCGGTATCGGATGGGAGGGGAAGCCGAGGTGCGATCGAGTGCCCGACGAACCGGGCGCTGAAATGCAACACGACACCAGTCCCCACACCGTCCAGATTGAGGGTCGCTCGGTCAAGGTCATCACGAGCGTGCTCTACCTGCGCTACTCGAAGAGGCGATATGTGAGGTTCTACAGGCGCTTCAATCGCTTCACGATGAAGAGTTTCCTCCACGAAGCGCTGACCTTCTGGGGGTACTCCGCCCCGCGATGCATCATCGACAACACCAACCTGGCGCGCTTGCGAGGGAGCGGCAAGCATGCCGTGATCGTCCCGGAGATGGAGGCCTTCTCGAAGCAGTACGGATTCGAGTTCGTCTGTCATGAGATCAAGCACGCGAATCGCAAGGCCGGCAATGAGCGCAGCTTCTACACCGTGGAGACGAATTTCTTTCCCGGCCGCACCTTCGAGAGTCTCGCGGACATGAACGAGCAAGGTAAGGAGTGGGCGAACGTGCGGATGTTCCACCGGCCCATCTCCAGGAGCGGCTTGATTCCCGTGAAGCTCTTCGAGGTCGAGCAGCCTTCCCTCGTCGAACTCCCGGCTCATCTCCCGCCACCCTATCTCGTCCACGATCGGCTCACCGACCAGTACGGTTATGCCGCGCTGGGCGGGAACTTCTTCTGGGTGCCGGGCACCAAACGCGACCCGGTCAAGGTGCTCGAGTATGGCGAGCGGCTGCAGATCTATCGGCGGCGTGAGCAGCTGATCGAGTACGAGTTACCCGACGAGGGAGTGCGGAACAAGCGCTTCAGCCCGCCC is a window encoding:
- a CDS encoding chromosome partitioning protein ParB — protein: MTRDTELSSLDLRYECYRMKNPAIEVKLLASIHERGIDEPLEGVDVEGKAILLNGFKRYRCARKLGMEIVPYVSLGEDEAAGIVAVLRASNNRSLTLLEQAHFLDDLLRLHRMTTAEIAETLARSKSWVSMRVGLFGEMSGKIAEKVFSGAFPAYAYMYTLRPFMRMNGIPKQDVEAFVEAVSGKKLSLREIEQLAHGYFRGPEWFRQEVDRGHLTLVLEKMNQVPPPAEGCNEFERVLLKDLEIVQKYLARVLSKGQSKKIENRAFHAQAHFLLGGILSRFSAFRKALGELHDRTAKA
- a CDS encoding helix-turn-helix domain-containing protein, coding for MIEPQKRNAIFLLHQEGMSVRQIARALGISRNTVRAIIAQRGATPHPTRENKIAIDPDLLRRLHAECDGFAKRVHERLVEEEGVQVTYSTLTRMLRDLGIGWEGKPRCDRVPDEPGAEMQHDTSPHTVQIEGRSVKVITSVLYLRYSKRRYVRFYRRFNRFTMKSFLHEALTFWGYSAPRCIIDNTNLARLRGSGKHAVIVPEMEAFSKQYGFEFVCHEIKHANRKAGNERSFYTVETNFFPGRTFESLADMNEQGKEWANVRMFHRPISRSGLIPVKLFEVEQPSLVELPAHLPPPYLVHDRLTDQYGYAALGGNFFWVPGTKRDPVKVLEYGERLQIYRRREQLIEYELPDEGVRNKRFSPPGQPKPRYAPRNRKKPTAVEEQRLRAIGDPVGAWLDFALEPRGIARHRFVRAVFKLSQQMTPSLFLRCVERAFQYRIRSVEILRNIALMTMSEGLEALPDPQVDESFTQRASYEEGRLSDNPDLSALDRMWPEQEPETEDETEHEGGDEQDHG